The Enterococcus sp. 7F3_DIV0205 genome has a window encoding:
- a CDS encoding helix-turn-helix domain-containing protein, giving the protein MPIYFQLSTSPLPITLESVGQHWEQVSIQRQHGYPCYHWLQTESGSGEVLINDRQVILRQGEGILIPPFVSHAYYPLDKWVTKFATFEGEIKESFHQILQSNAFITAMDTVEFSFSDWIDQIISRHINQQLKPIELSQQCYSFFLHLSQRNETNIVSEHPLYKQYIAPIIVEIETRYSEITSIEELAQSIYISSQYLNRLFNRFVQKSPYQYLMTWRLNKAKELLINFPQLEVQQISLRVGFQSPSQFIAMFKQNVGYTPNQFRRLYRATQN; this is encoded by the coding sequence ATGCCAATTTATTTTCAATTAAGCACAAGCCCCTTACCGATCACCTTAGAAAGTGTTGGGCAACACTGGGAACAAGTTTCAATTCAGCGCCAACACGGTTATCCTTGTTACCATTGGCTCCAGACAGAATCAGGATCAGGAGAAGTTTTAATTAACGATCGACAAGTAATTTTAAGACAAGGAGAGGGAATCTTAATTCCGCCTTTTGTTTCACATGCTTATTATCCACTTGACAAATGGGTTACGAAATTCGCAACTTTTGAAGGGGAAATTAAGGAAAGCTTCCATCAAATTCTACAAAGTAATGCATTTATTACCGCAATGGATACGGTGGAGTTTTCTTTTTCAGATTGGATTGATCAGATTATTTCACGTCATATCAACCAGCAATTAAAACCAATCGAACTTTCCCAACAATGTTATTCTTTTTTTCTTCACTTAAGCCAAAGAAATGAGACGAATATTGTTAGTGAACACCCTTTATACAAACAATATATTGCACCGATAATAGTGGAAATTGAAACACGCTATAGTGAAATCACCTCGATTGAAGAATTAGCTCAGTCAATCTATATTAGCTCACAGTACTTAAATCGTTTATTTAATCGCTTTGTCCAGAAAAGTCCTTATCAATACTTAATGACCTGGCGCCTCAATAAAGCAAAGGAGTTGCTGATCAATTTTCCTCAATTGGAAGTACAGCAGATTAGTTTAAGAGTCGGATTTCAATCCCCAAGTCAATTTATTGCAATGTTTAAACAGAATGTAGGGTACACACCGAATCAATTTCGTCGTTTATATCGCGCCACACAAAACTAA
- a CDS encoding family 43 glycosylhydrolase — MKDDVKQLPQVSLMFVTSVMLGLSITGSGVALATERMEAETEKEIVLTEEAVLNNDRVLYSVNAGTPDPSVVPKTEKMGLLQSNVDQKFEKDSKTGMTWGADPDNDYSVMLKSGNDATDIGESFVYMSDKVTFDKEKSMLGYSFELPKEKIPGMKEQTYEVTVAFKHYWETRWLSVMLEGQTVDADREVGYNEWVSKTFVTTVTDGELNVAVKAPRRSGPEGDPIINYIKVQAVAEKEPMAPYTSFSGTAGDLMYDTNGNTIQAHGGQVQKLTVDGETKYYWIGEDKTYDYRPVGGIHLYTSTDLYNWKDEGVVLKPMETRNQFETDDYFKSLYGDYSEEKKDDIFIDLDRNNTVIERPKMLYNDKTGKYVIWFHADGRFPGSDADYGKAKAGVAISDSPTGPFKLLGSYKLNYHNDPNGDYGFDGWAGRGSVRDMTLFKDTDGQAYVIYSSEGNKTTIISKLNDDYTNLAVDRDQATEGVDFTREFIHWSREAPAMFNYKDKYYMISSGQTGWSPNPAQYAVADSPMGPWRGMGDPSVDWGANTTYDTQSTHVIPVDPENGKFIYMGDRWNSWDLSESRYVWLPIEFKPGNQLAIRRAEHWTLDQLDGKGLFDLTSKGLPKSVLSMDGIADLMPNEVTISYGTETEVTPVEWQYEQYNGKELGTVFIKGYLPEKDQDVWHDVHVAPKGLRYFFDSGAEKSPYFDAAKDLLGNTLLNTKADQKYTEENKAGYLGTTKDENAEDFDFDRHKGKHILESGWWANKDKSIEYAFDLEAGVYELGAGFQEWWNANRQMELTIKIEDELLGKETVALSSDNQESIVKKEFNLAKAGKVIVSITKKEGPDPVLSWLSIFAKEGEVEVDFSVLVDKIVKANNLIETDYQAEAWANFVIARNAATTVKDNPKATQTLVDEAVTDLEKAIVELMNHLVEEKPEVENIVLEVNAIEVLKVGKQLTVVSHVLPETASSNLTWSVQKNEVASVNENGVITGKKVGTTYIYAKAANGKEARFTLRVTR, encoded by the coding sequence ATGAAGGATGATGTGAAACAATTACCGCAAGTTTCTTTAATGTTTGTAACGAGTGTTATGTTAGGTTTATCTATTACTGGATCAGGAGTTGCTCTGGCGACTGAAAGGATGGAGGCTGAAACGGAAAAAGAGATAGTACTTACTGAAGAAGCAGTTCTCAATAACGATCGTGTTTTGTATTCTGTTAATGCAGGTACGCCAGATCCGTCAGTGGTACCCAAAACAGAAAAAATGGGCTTGTTACAATCAAATGTCGATCAGAAATTTGAAAAAGATTCAAAAACGGGCATGACTTGGGGAGCGGATCCGGACAATGACTATTCTGTCATGCTCAAATCAGGCAATGATGCCACAGATATTGGCGAAAGCTTTGTCTATATGTCAGATAAAGTGACTTTTGATAAAGAAAAAAGTATGTTGGGTTATTCATTTGAATTACCAAAAGAGAAAATTCCTGGGATGAAAGAACAAACGTATGAGGTTACCGTAGCTTTTAAGCACTACTGGGAAACGCGTTGGCTTAGCGTTATGCTTGAAGGGCAGACGGTAGATGCCGACCGAGAAGTTGGGTATAACGAGTGGGTAAGCAAAACTTTTGTTACAACTGTGACGGATGGTGAATTGAATGTAGCGGTAAAGGCTCCGCGGAGATCTGGTCCAGAAGGCGATCCAATCATCAATTATATCAAAGTTCAAGCAGTTGCAGAAAAAGAACCGATGGCACCTTATACATCGTTTAGTGGGACTGCAGGAGACTTGATGTATGATACAAATGGAAATACCATCCAAGCTCATGGCGGCCAAGTTCAAAAATTAACCGTTGATGGTGAAACCAAGTATTATTGGATCGGTGAAGATAAGACCTATGACTATCGTCCGGTTGGTGGGATTCATCTTTATACATCAACAGACTTATACAATTGGAAAGATGAAGGTGTCGTTTTAAAACCAATGGAAACACGGAATCAGTTTGAAACGGATGATTACTTTAAGTCTCTTTATGGTGATTATTCAGAAGAAAAAAAGGATGACATTTTTATCGATTTAGACCGGAATAATACAGTTATCGAACGACCCAAAATGCTTTATAACGATAAAACAGGCAAATATGTGATTTGGTTCCATGCTGATGGTCGGTTCCCTGGAAGTGATGCTGACTATGGTAAAGCTAAAGCTGGCGTTGCGATTAGTGACAGTCCGACTGGCCCTTTTAAATTACTTGGTAGTTATAAACTGAATTATCATAACGATCCAAATGGCGATTATGGTTTCGATGGTTGGGCTGGTCGTGGTTCAGTGCGAGATATGACATTATTTAAAGATACTGACGGTCAAGCGTATGTTATTTATTCCTCAGAAGGAAATAAAACAACCATTATTTCTAAATTAAATGATGACTACACAAATTTAGCTGTAGATCGTGACCAAGCAACTGAAGGCGTAGATTTCACTCGGGAGTTTATTCACTGGTCACGTGAAGCACCTGCAATGTTCAACTATAAGGATAAATATTACATGATTAGCTCAGGTCAGACAGGTTGGAGTCCAAATCCAGCACAATATGCTGTTGCTGATAGTCCGATGGGACCTTGGCGTGGTATGGGCGATCCTTCCGTAGATTGGGGGGCAAATACTACGTATGATACTCAAAGTACGCATGTTATTCCTGTAGATCCTGAAAACGGCAAATTTATTTATATGGGGGATCGTTGGAATTCTTGGGATCTAAGTGAATCTCGATATGTTTGGTTGCCGATCGAATTTAAACCTGGTAATCAGCTAGCAATTAGAAGAGCTGAGCATTGGACTCTAGATCAACTTGATGGCAAAGGACTATTTGATTTAACTTCCAAAGGACTACCCAAAAGTGTCTTATCGATGGACGGTATTGCAGATTTAATGCCAAACGAAGTCACAATTTCCTATGGCACTGAAACCGAAGTAACACCAGTTGAATGGCAATATGAACAATATAACGGTAAAGAATTAGGGACAGTTTTTATTAAAGGGTATCTACCAGAAAAAGATCAAGATGTATGGCATGACGTTCATGTTGCGCCAAAAGGGTTGCGATACTTCTTTGATAGTGGGGCCGAAAAATCACCATACTTTGATGCTGCTAAAGATTTACTTGGAAACACATTACTAAATACAAAAGCAGATCAAAAATATACGGAAGAAAACAAAGCAGGTTATTTAGGAACGACGAAAGATGAAAATGCAGAAGACTTTGATTTTGATCGCCATAAAGGCAAGCATATCTTAGAAAGTGGTTGGTGGGCGAATAAAGACAAGAGTATTGAGTATGCTTTTGATTTAGAAGCGGGCGTTTATGAACTTGGTGCTGGTTTCCAAGAGTGGTGGAATGCAAATCGTCAAATGGAATTAACAATTAAAATAGAGGATGAACTCCTCGGTAAAGAAACAGTTGCATTAAGTTCTGATAATCAAGAATCTATTGTTAAAAAAGAATTTAATTTAGCTAAAGCTGGCAAAGTCATTGTTAGCATTACGAAAAAAGAGGGTCCTGATCCCGTGTTAAGTTGGTTATCAATTTTTGCAAAAGAGGGTGAAGTAGAAGTTGACTTCAGTGTCTTAGTCGATAAGATAGTAAAAGCCAATAATTTAATTGAAACAGATTATCAAGCAGAAGCTTGGGCAAATTTTGTCATCGCACGTAATGCTGCGACAACTGTTAAAGATAATCCCAAAGCAACTCAAACACTTGTTGATGAAGCAGTAACTGATTTAGAAAAAGCGATTGTTGAGTTAATGAATCATTTGGTAGAGGAAAAACCAGAAGTTGAAAACATTGTTTTGGAAGTAAACGCAATTGAAGTTCTAAAAGTAGGAAAACAATTAACTGTGGTAAGTCATGTTTTACCAGAAACTGCGTCATCCAACTTAACATGGTCTGTTCAAAAAAATGAAGTTGCTAGTGTTAATGAAAATGGGGTTATAACTGGTAAAAAAGTTGGGACAACTTATATTTATGCTAAAGCAGCAAATGGTAAAGAAGCTCGCTTTACTTTAAGAGTGACACGTTAA
- a CDS encoding signal peptidase I gives MRKIRRFLATVYLFVIIVFIIFSVILRFNNGISYFGYQVRVVMSDSMSPEIPKNSLVLVKEIGEEVAVGDVVTLEFAGEYVTHRVVAITENSQGVVYETKGDTNEFSDERQRRKEEIVGKVIFSIPSLGTFFLLIGTSRGMTAFILSLLLLILLRYFFTLLRENSPSSEKGIKLETRN, from the coding sequence ATGAGAAAAATTAGACGATTTCTTGCTACAGTCTATTTATTTGTGATCATTGTGTTTATTATATTTTCAGTTATCTTGCGATTTAATAATGGTATTAGCTATTTTGGTTATCAAGTGCGTGTTGTGATGAGTGATAGTATGTCACCCGAAATACCTAAAAATAGTCTTGTTTTAGTTAAAGAAATTGGAGAAGAAGTAGCAGTTGGTGATGTTGTGACTCTTGAATTTGCAGGGGAATATGTCACACACCGTGTTGTTGCTATCACCGAAAATAGTCAAGGTGTTGTTTATGAAACCAAAGGAGATACGAATGAGTTTTCGGATGAAAGACAACGACGTAAGGAAGAAATTGTTGGGAAAGTTATTTTTTCAATTCCCAGCCTTGGAACATTTTTTCTACTGATAGGAACATCTCGTGGAATGACTGCATTTATATTGAGCTTACTTCTATTGATATTACTAAGATATTTTTTCACATTATTAAGAGAAAACTCGCCTTCGAGTGAGAAAGGGATAAAATTAGAAACGAGGAATTAA
- a CDS encoding glucosaminidase domain-containing protein — MKKKLLSLQMICVLLSVNLVPVIGHANELTQTESESNNIEEGTTETTESSSTEDTTTPTDSSSTEETGTSETTNTSTESSEEVQPPESSHEEVPVSPQPSTPIETVPEQPVVQQPTVDHAPTEAQLDQNIKVVKNEPTETFIRRIGEKARAVGQKNDLYASVMIAQAILETGSGNSDLSQQPYHNLFGIKGEYKGEKVVFSTQEDDGSGSWYTIDAAFKKYPGYKESFEDYAKLMKEGIDSNKTIYSGTWKSNAVSYREATKSLTGVYATDTSYDQKLNAFIEEYDLTEYDKEKPSTSTSGIIVTDSHPDSDFKEYTGESYSGSEAYAAGNCTQYVYNRIVQLDGYVETTMGNGMDWGSTGKANGYEVTNKPKAGTAVSFQPTVAGADGTYGHVAFVEHVYDDGSILISEMNVAGLGVVSFRVIDKDTANTLAYVTPK, encoded by the coding sequence ATGAAGAAAAAACTATTATCACTCCAGATGATTTGTGTACTGCTCAGTGTTAATTTAGTGCCAGTAATTGGTCATGCCAATGAATTGACACAAACAGAGTCAGAGTCAAACAACATCGAAGAAGGAACGACGGAAACAACCGAAAGTTCTTCAACTGAAGACACAACTACACCCACAGATTCATCTTCAACAGAAGAAACTGGTACATCAGAAACAACCAATACCAGTACAGAATCTTCAGAGGAAGTACAACCTCCAGAAAGTAGTCATGAGGAAGTACCTGTATCACCGCAACCAAGTACGCCAATTGAAACAGTGCCGGAACAACCTGTTGTTCAACAACCAACAGTCGATCATGCACCTACTGAAGCGCAATTGGATCAAAATATCAAGGTTGTAAAAAATGAACCAACAGAAACGTTCATTCGCCGAATTGGTGAAAAAGCGCGTGCTGTTGGGCAAAAAAATGATTTATATGCTTCTGTTATGATTGCCCAAGCCATTTTAGAAACAGGTTCTGGCAACAGTGATTTAAGCCAACAACCTTATCATAATCTCTTTGGAATCAAAGGGGAGTATAAAGGTGAAAAAGTCGTCTTCTCTACACAAGAAGATGACGGCTCTGGTAGCTGGTATACAATCGATGCTGCTTTCAAGAAATATCCTGGATACAAAGAATCATTTGAGGATTATGCTAAGCTAATGAAAGAAGGCATTGATTCAAATAAAACAATTTATTCAGGTACATGGAAGTCAAATGCCGTAAGCTATCGCGAAGCAACAAAATCGTTAACAGGTGTTTATGCAACAGATACTAGCTATGATCAAAAACTGAATGCTTTTATCGAAGAATATGACTTGACGGAATATGACAAAGAAAAACCATCTACTTCAACCAGTGGAATCATTGTTACAGACAGCCATCCAGATAGTGATTTTAAAGAATACACAGGTGAGAGCTATTCAGGTTCAGAAGCTTATGCTGCAGGAAACTGTACACAATATGTCTATAACCGTATCGTCCAATTAGACGGCTATGTTGAAACAACAATGGGCAACGGAATGGACTGGGGTTCAACAGGTAAAGCCAACGGCTATGAGGTTACTAACAAACCTAAAGCAGGAACGGCCGTTAGTTTCCAACCAACTGTTGCAGGAGCTGATGGGACATATGGACATGTAGCGTTTGTAGAACATGTGTATGATGATGGTTCTATTCTAATCTCAGAAATGAATGTTGCTGGATTAGGTGTGGTTTCATTTAGAGTGATCGATAAAGACACAGCAAATACTTTAGCTTACGTGACACCAAAATAA
- a CDS encoding YcxB family protein, producing MELKLTQTLTENSWLEFNRMYMKKKYKHRRYLLVSLSIISFFLSINSIYLIWKFFQQDTFKFMSISLADILHYCPIFFYSSLLFLLIGVELLIIYYKEIDFRLKKSLKDPSNKSFFIKKDFIITDEAVEVRTPLSVSTYEWSVFIRCIETNDFIVLQLNSMSVLLIQKKELQQEELSKLKQIISEKMADLYEFWR from the coding sequence ATGGAATTAAAATTAACACAAACCTTGACTGAAAATAGTTGGTTAGAGTTCAATAGAATGTATATGAAAAAGAAATACAAACATCGAAGATATTTACTTGTAAGTTTATCTATTATTAGTTTTTTCCTGTCTATCAATTCTATTTATTTAATCTGGAAATTCTTCCAACAAGATACATTCAAATTTATGTCCATCAGCTTAGCTGACATACTGCATTATTGTCCGATATTTTTTTATAGTTCATTACTTTTTTTGTTGATAGGCGTAGAATTGCTGATTATCTATTATAAAGAAATTGATTTCAGACTCAAAAAAAGTTTAAAGGACCCCTCAAATAAATCTTTTTTCATCAAAAAGGACTTTATTATTACAGATGAGGCTGTTGAAGTAAGAACACCATTATCTGTTTCCACTTATGAATGGTCTGTATTCATCCGATGTATTGAAACGAATGATTTTATTGTGCTACAACTAAACTCGATGTCTGTTTTACTCATTCAAAAAAAAGAGTTACAGCAGGAAGAACTTTCTAAATTAAAACAAATAATTTCTGAAAAAATGGCTGATTTATATGAATTTTGGCGCTAA
- a CDS encoding ABC transporter permease/substrate binding protein, which produces MNNYQLPVASWVETITEWMTNTFSGVFSFFQSTGQSLMDGITSLLVSIPPLLFIIILTAIAFFISNKKIGLSLFTLIGLLFIYNQNLWTDLMSTVTLVLLSSVVSIVIGVPLGILMAKSNKAQSIITPILDFMQTMPGFVYLIPAVAFFGIGMVPGVFASVIFALPPTVRFTNLGIRQVPKELVEASDSFGSTGWQKLFKLELPLAKNTIMAGVNQTTMLALSMVVIASMIGAPGLGRGVLSALQRAQVGNGFVNGVALVILAIIIDRFTQNLNKKKTAPTKSKLSKNQKIGGIVIAAVAIIALIGGSTLFSSAKNEEKNISLSYVEWDTEVASTHVVGEVLKDIGYNVSLTPLDNAIMWESISKGETDAMVAAWLPGTHGEQYKQYKDKVDDLGENLKGAKLGIVVPQYMDVNSIEELKDQAGKKITGIEPGAGVVAAAEKTQKAYNNLSDWSVETSSSGAMTVALGQAIKNKEEIVITGWSPHWMFAKYDLKYLEDPKGTMGKEESIHTMARKGLEKENPEAYNILKNFHWTKEDMESVMLEINNGTDPTQAARNWIDSHSKEVAEWKK; this is translated from the coding sequence ATGAATAATTATCAATTACCTGTAGCAAGTTGGGTCGAAACGATCACAGAATGGATGACGAATACATTTTCTGGTGTTTTCAGTTTCTTCCAATCAACGGGTCAAAGTCTAATGGACGGAATCACTTCGCTATTAGTTTCGATTCCTCCCCTACTATTTATTATTATTTTAACAGCCATTGCATTTTTTATTTCAAATAAGAAAATTGGTTTAAGTTTATTTACACTGATCGGATTACTTTTCATTTATAACCAAAATTTATGGACAGATTTGATGAGTACCGTGACTTTAGTTTTACTTTCTAGTGTGGTATCGATCGTTATTGGTGTACCTCTTGGAATTTTAATGGCAAAAAGTAACAAAGCCCAAAGCATTATCACACCTATTTTAGATTTCATGCAGACGATGCCTGGTTTTGTTTATTTGATTCCTGCCGTTGCATTTTTCGGAATCGGCATGGTTCCTGGGGTATTTGCCTCAGTGATCTTTGCTTTACCACCAACCGTTCGTTTTACCAACCTCGGCATTCGTCAAGTGCCGAAAGAACTTGTTGAAGCCTCAGATTCATTTGGTAGTACAGGTTGGCAAAAATTATTCAAACTTGAGTTACCTTTAGCTAAAAACACGATTATGGCTGGTGTCAATCAAACGACTATGCTAGCACTTTCTATGGTGGTTATCGCATCCATGATCGGAGCTCCTGGTCTTGGCCGCGGCGTTCTTTCTGCCTTACAACGTGCCCAAGTCGGAAATGGTTTCGTTAATGGTGTTGCTTTAGTGATTCTAGCAATCATCATCGATCGTTTTACTCAGAATTTAAACAAGAAAAAAACTGCTCCAACAAAATCTAAACTATCAAAAAATCAAAAAATTGGCGGGATCGTGATTGCTGCTGTGGCAATTATCGCGTTGATTGGCGGCTCTACTCTTTTCTCTTCTGCTAAAAACGAAGAGAAAAACATTTCGCTTTCTTATGTAGAATGGGATACAGAAGTTGCCTCAACTCATGTGGTCGGCGAAGTATTAAAAGATATTGGCTACAATGTCTCACTAACACCATTAGATAATGCTATTATGTGGGAATCGATCTCAAAAGGCGAAACTGATGCAATGGTTGCCGCATGGCTTCCTGGAACGCACGGTGAGCAATACAAACAATACAAAGACAAAGTAGATGATTTAGGTGAAAATCTGAAAGGTGCCAAACTTGGCATCGTTGTTCCACAATATATGGATGTCAATTCAATTGAAGAGTTGAAAGATCAAGCAGGTAAAAAAATCACTGGGATCGAACCTGGTGCAGGCGTTGTGGCTGCAGCTGAGAAAACACAAAAAGCTTATAATAACTTATCAGATTGGTCAGTTGAAACCTCTTCTTCCGGTGCTATGACTGTCGCACTTGGGCAAGCTATCAAAAACAAAGAAGAGATCGTGATCACTGGTTGGTCTCCTCATTGGATGTTTGCGAAATATGATCTTAAATATTTAGAAGATCCAAAAGGCACGATGGGTAAAGAAGAATCTATTCATACAATGGCCAGAAAAGGCTTAGAAAAAGAAAACCCTGAAGCCTATAATATCTTGAAAAATTTCCATTGGACAAAAGAAGATATGGAATCTGTTATGTTAGAAATCAACAATGGAACAGATCCTACACAAGCGGCTAGAAATTGGATCGATAGTCATTCAAAAGAAGTTGCTGAGTGGAAAAAATAA
- a CDS encoding quaternary amine ABC transporter ATP-binding protein: protein MPKVKVSHLTKIFGKKSKQALDMIKENKDKTEILKKTGATVGVYDVNFEVEEGEIFVIMGLSGSGKSTLIRLLNRLIEPTSGNIFIDNQDISKLDKEGLREVRRNKMSMVFQNFGLFPHRTILENTEYGLEVRGVPKEERTAKAEQALENSSLLAFKDQFPNQLSGGMQQRVGLARALANDPEILLMDEAFSALDPLIRREMQDELVDLQENVKKTIIFITHDLNEALRIGDRIALMKDGQIMQIGTGEEILTNPANDYVRTFVEDVDRSKVLTAQNIMVPALTTNIEIDGPTVALTRMRQEEVSMLLAVDKKRQLKGVVRAERALEARKAGKPLTDYVDTDITSIDKDMLVNDIFPIIYDSPTPVAVTDNNKLLGVVIRGSVLEALAETEVNINE, encoded by the coding sequence TTGCCCAAAGTAAAAGTTTCGCATTTAACAAAAATATTCGGTAAAAAATCAAAGCAAGCACTGGATATGATCAAGGAAAACAAAGATAAAACTGAGATCTTGAAAAAAACCGGTGCTACAGTCGGTGTTTACGATGTCAATTTCGAAGTAGAAGAAGGAGAAATCTTCGTGATCATGGGACTTTCTGGTAGTGGTAAATCAACGTTGATTCGTCTATTGAATCGTTTGATCGAACCAACTTCTGGAAATATTTTTATTGATAATCAAGACATTTCAAAATTGGATAAAGAAGGTCTTAGAGAAGTTCGTCGGAATAAGATGAGCATGGTCTTTCAAAATTTTGGCCTCTTCCCACATCGCACGATCTTAGAAAATACGGAGTATGGCTTAGAAGTTCGTGGCGTTCCTAAAGAAGAACGGACTGCAAAAGCAGAACAAGCGTTAGAAAACTCAAGTTTGTTGGCGTTTAAAGATCAGTTTCCTAATCAATTGTCTGGTGGAATGCAACAACGTGTTGGTTTAGCTAGAGCCTTGGCAAATGACCCAGAAATCTTATTGATGGACGAAGCCTTTTCTGCTCTTGATCCGTTGATTCGTCGGGAAATGCAAGATGAGTTAGTTGATTTACAAGAAAACGTGAAAAAGACGATCATCTTTATTACCCATGATTTAAATGAAGCCTTACGCATTGGCGATCGCATCGCTTTAATGAAAGATGGGCAAATCATGCAAATCGGTACTGGTGAAGAAATTTTAACGAATCCTGCCAATGATTACGTTCGTACATTCGTTGAGGATGTTGATCGTTCTAAAGTCTTAACCGCTCAAAATATCATGGTTCCAGCATTAACAACGAATATTGAAATTGATGGTCCAACGGTTGCCTTAACTCGTATGCGTCAAGAAGAAGTTAGTATGCTTTTAGCTGTAGATAAAAAACGTCAACTAAAAGGAGTCGTTAGAGCTGAACGCGCATTAGAAGCTCGTAAAGCTGGTAAGCCTTTAACGGATTATGTGGATACAGATATCACTTCTATCGACAAAGATATGTTAGTCAATGATATCTTCCCGATCATCTATGATTCACCTACGCCAGTTGCTGTAACTGACAACAATAAATTGCTTGGTGTTGTAATTCGAGGCAGTGTTCTTGAAGCATTAGCAGAAACAGAGGTGAACATCAATGAATAA
- a CDS encoding TrkA C-terminal domain-containing protein yields MTSKRMNVTKPKYQQIAVDVAAKIADQTFPVGDKIHARSTLANKYSVSPETARKAISVLVDLEIVQAKHGSGFYVHSMEKAKLFVEQYQDVQSIHDLKDDLIDSVKKQKEELSHFSEILDKLVDQTKRFDSFNPLNPVTFTLTNDAAHLEMTISELNLWQSTSATLIAIKHGDELLVSPGPYAKLTAGDTIYFVGHESTLQRVQNFFYPNS; encoded by the coding sequence ATGACTTCAAAACGTATGAATGTGACGAAACCAAAGTATCAGCAGATTGCTGTAGATGTCGCCGCTAAAATTGCTGATCAAACATTCCCAGTTGGAGATAAGATCCATGCTCGTTCTACTCTGGCTAATAAATATAGTGTTTCTCCTGAAACAGCCCGCAAAGCAATCAGTGTGCTAGTTGATCTTGAAATCGTGCAGGCGAAACACGGCAGCGGATTTTATGTTCATTCAATGGAAAAAGCCAAACTCTTCGTTGAACAATACCAAGATGTTCAATCGATCCACGACCTAAAAGACGATCTGATCGATAGTGTAAAAAAACAAAAAGAAGAGTTGAGCCATTTCTCAGAAATTTTAGATAAGCTTGTTGATCAGACCAAACGTTTTGACTCATTCAATCCGTTAAATCCAGTCACTTTTACATTAACAAACGATGCCGCTCATCTTGAAATGACGATCAGTGAGTTAAATTTATGGCAAAGCACTTCTGCTACTTTGATTGCAATCAAACACGGCGATGAATTGCTTGTCTCTCCTGGTCCCTATGCAAAATTAACTGCTGGCGATACGATTTATTTTGTTGGTCATGAATCCACATTGCAACGGGTCCAAAATTTTTTCTATCCGAATTCATAA